One window of the Shewanella maritima genome contains the following:
- the upp gene encoding uracil phosphoribosyltransferase: MKVVEVKHPLIRHKVGLMREADISTKRFRELATEVGSLLTYEATADFETEKVTIDGWNGPIEVEKIKGKKVTVVPILRAGLGMMDGVLEHIPSAKISVVGIYRDEETLEPVPYFDKLVSNVEERVAIVVDPMLATGGSLIATIDLLKSRGCKSIKALILVAAPEGVKALEEAHPDIELYTASIDECLNENGYILPGLGDAGDKIFGTK, from the coding sequence ATGAAAGTTGTTGAAGTTAAACACCCATTAATTCGTCATAAAGTTGGATTAATGCGTGAAGCAGACATCAGCACCAAACGCTTTAGAGAATTAGCTACAGAAGTTGGTAGCCTATTAACTTATGAAGCGACTGCAGATTTTGAAACTGAGAAAGTGACCATCGACGGTTGGAATGGCCCAATTGAAGTTGAAAAGATTAAAGGTAAAAAGGTAACCGTGGTGCCAATTTTACGTGCAGGTCTTGGCATGATGGACGGCGTACTTGAGCACATCCCGAGCGCCAAGATTTCGGTTGTTGGCATTTATCGTGATGAAGAAACGTTAGAGCCAGTGCCTTACTTCGATAAGCTAGTGAGCAACGTTGAAGAGCGTGTGGCGATTGTGGTTGACCCTATGTTAGCCACCGGCGGCTCATTAATCGCTACTATTGATTTGCTAAAAAGCCGCGGGTGCAAGTCAATCAAAGCGCTTATTTTAGTTGCAGCGCCAGAAGGTGTTAAAGCGCTTGAAGAGGCTCACCCAGATATTGAGCTTTATACTGCATCAATAGATGAGTGCTTAAACGAGAATGGTTATATCCTGCCTGGCTTAGGTGATGCTGGTGATAAAATTTTTGGTACCAAATAA
- the ackA gene encoding acetate kinase translates to MSDKLVLVLNCGSSSLKFAVIGAESGEEHISGLAECFGLEDSRIKWKFNGAKNEASLGAFTAHREAVEFIVDKILAEHPQLAENIQAIGHRIVHGGEKFTRSVIITDEVIKGIEDCASLAPLHNPAHLIGIRAAMASFPDLPQVAVFDTAFHQTMPETAYMYALPYKLYREHGIRRYGMHGTSHLFVSREAAKALNKPVEDTNVIVAHLGNGASVTAVKGGKSVDTSMGLTPLEGLVMGTRCGDLDPSIIFHLVNQLGYTLDEVNNLLNKQSGLLGISELTNDCRGIEEGYEEGHKGATLALEIFCYRLAKYIASYSVPLGRIDAVVFTGGIGENSDVIREKVLNHLAIFNFSVDAEKNTAARFGNEGVITTDDSTVAMVIPTNEEWVIAEDSIKLIAAQ, encoded by the coding sequence ATGTCAGATAAATTAGTCCTAGTACTTAACTGCGGAAGCTCATCTTTAAAATTTGCCGTCATCGGTGCCGAGTCTGGTGAAGAGCACATTTCAGGTCTTGCTGAGTGTTTCGGTCTTGAAGATTCACGTATTAAGTGGAAGTTCAATGGTGCTAAAAATGAAGCGTCTTTAGGTGCGTTCACAGCTCACCGTGAAGCGGTTGAGTTTATTGTTGACAAAATCTTAGCCGAGCATCCACAGCTTGCCGAAAACATCCAGGCAATTGGTCATCGTATCGTTCACGGTGGTGAAAAGTTCACTCGCTCTGTGATCATCACTGATGAAGTGATCAAAGGTATTGAAGATTGTGCTTCACTTGCACCTTTGCATAACCCTGCTCACCTTATCGGTATTCGTGCAGCGATGGCATCATTCCCTGATCTGCCGCAAGTTGCAGTATTTGACACCGCCTTCCACCAAACCATGCCAGAAACAGCTTACATGTATGCCCTGCCATACAAGCTATACCGTGAGCACGGTATTCGCCGCTACGGTATGCACGGTACGAGTCATTTATTTGTTAGCCGTGAAGCAGCTAAAGCACTTAACAAGCCAGTAGAAGACACCAACGTAATCGTTGCTCACTTAGGCAACGGCGCATCAGTCACTGCAGTTAAAGGCGGTAAGAGTGTGGATACTTCAATGGGTCTAACCCCACTTGAAGGTTTGGTAATGGGTACACGTTGTGGTGACCTTGACCCATCAATCATCTTCCACCTAGTCAACCAGCTTGGTTACACACTAGATGAAGTTAACAACCTATTGAACAAGCAATCAGGTCTACTCGGTATTTCTGAGCTAACCAACGACTGCCGTGGTATCGAAGAAGGCTATGAAGAAGGCCACAAAGGCGCAACCCTTGCTCTGGAGATTTTCTGCTATCGTTTAGCTAAGTACATTGCATCTTACTCAGTACCACTAGGGCGTATTGATGCAGTGGTGTTTACTGGCGGTATTGGTGAAAACTCTGACGTTATCCGTGAGAAAGTACTGAACCACCTTGCAATCTTCAACTTCTCTGTTGATGCAGAAAAGAACACAGCTGCACGCTTTGGCAATGAAGGCGTGATCACAACTGACGACAGCACAGTGGCTATGGTTATCCCAACCAATGAAGAATGGGTAATCGCTGAAGATTCAATCAAGTTAATTGCAGCGCAATAA
- the asnB gene encoding asparagine synthase B, with translation MCSIFAILDIQTDASELRQTALEMSKLLRHRGPDWSGIYTDTHAILAHERLAIVDVDHGAQPLFSEDGNLVLAVNGEIYNHQQLKAQLGDKYSYKTQSDCEVILALYQEYGCEFLDMLNGIFAFVLYDKAKQQYLIGRDHMGIIPMYTGFDAQGNLYVASEMKALMPVCKTVEEFKPGHYLSSQDEAPIHYYVRDWQSFDAVKDNAASVEELRDALEAAVKRQLMSDVPYGVLLSGGLDSSVVSAITQTFAKRRIEDDGETGAWWPQLHSFAVGLKESPDLKAAQKVADDIGTIHHEITFTFQEGLDAVKEVIYHLETYDVTTIRAATPMYLMARKIKAMGIKMVLSGEGADELFGGYLYFHKAPNAQAFHEELVRKLDKLHLFDCLRANKAMAAWGLEARVPFLDKEFMDVAMRINPEAKMSKDGRIEKHILREAFEHKLPKEVAWRQKEQFSDGVGYSWIDGLKDHAAEQVDDLQLANAKFRFPYNTPESKEAYFYRCFFEEFFPLPSAAETVPGGKTVACSTPEALLWDESLQGINDPSGRAVKNVHDSAYENL, from the coding sequence ATGTGTTCTATTTTCGCCATTTTAGATATTCAAACCGATGCAAGTGAGTTACGTCAGACTGCACTTGAGATGTCAAAACTACTGCGTCACCGTGGCCCTGACTGGTCTGGTATTTATACTGATACTCACGCCATTCTGGCTCATGAGCGTCTAGCGATTGTTGATGTTGACCACGGCGCACAGCCATTATTTAGCGAAGATGGAAACCTAGTACTTGCGGTTAACGGTGAGATCTATAACCACCAGCAACTCAAAGCTCAACTTGGGGATAAGTACAGCTATAAGACCCAATCTGACTGCGAAGTCATTCTGGCGCTGTATCAGGAATACGGCTGCGAGTTCCTCGACATGCTCAACGGTATCTTTGCATTTGTGCTTTACGACAAAGCCAAGCAACAATACCTGATTGGCCGCGACCACATGGGGATTATTCCTATGTACACAGGTTTCGATGCACAAGGTAACTTATATGTTGCCTCAGAAATGAAAGCCCTAATGCCGGTTTGTAAAACTGTTGAAGAATTCAAACCTGGACACTACCTAAGCTCACAAGATGAAGCGCCAATTCATTACTATGTGCGCGATTGGCAATCGTTTGACGCTGTAAAAGACAACGCTGCAAGCGTCGAAGAGTTGCGTGACGCGCTAGAAGCTGCCGTTAAACGCCAGCTGATGTCTGATGTACCATATGGTGTTTTACTCTCGGGCGGATTGGATTCATCAGTGGTGTCAGCCATTACTCAAACCTTCGCTAAACGCCGCATTGAAGATGATGGCGAGACAGGCGCATGGTGGCCACAACTTCACTCTTTTGCTGTAGGTTTAAAAGAATCTCCTGACTTAAAAGCAGCGCAAAAAGTCGCTGATGACATAGGCACGATTCATCACGAAATCACTTTCACCTTCCAGGAAGGGCTAGATGCTGTTAAAGAAGTGATCTATCACCTAGAAACTTACGATGTGACGACGATCCGCGCCGCAACGCCTATGTACTTAATGGCACGCAAAATCAAAGCGATGGGCATTAAAATGGTGTTATCGGGCGAAGGAGCAGATGAATTATTTGGTGGTTACCTTTACTTTCACAAAGCACCTAATGCACAGGCATTCCATGAAGAACTGGTACGTAAACTGGATAAACTGCATTTATTTGACTGCTTGCGCGCCAATAAAGCGATGGCGGCATGGGGATTAGAAGCTCGAGTTCCTTTCTTAGACAAAGAGTTTATGGACGTGGCTATGCGCATCAACCCAGAAGCGAAAATGTCAAAAGATGGCCGTATTGAAAAACACATCTTGCGTGAAGCGTTCGAGCACAAGCTTCCAAAAGAAGTGGCCTGGAGACAAAAAGAACAGTTTAGCGATGGCGTAGGCTATTCGTGGATTGATGGACTTAAAGACCATGCAGCTGAGCAAGTGGATGACTTACAGCTAGCAAATGCAAAGTTTCGCTTCCCTTACAACACGCCCGAATCAAAAGAAGCTTACTTCTACCGTTGCTTCTTTGAAGAGTTTTTCCCACTACCGAGCGCGGCAGAGACAGTGCCTGGAGGCAAAACCGTGGCCTGCTCGACACCAGAGGCACTACTTTGGGATGAGAGCCTACAAGGTATCAACGACCCATCAGGTCGCGCAGTGAAGAACGTTCACGATAGTGCATACGAAAATCTGTAA
- the yfbV gene encoding terminus macrodomain insulation protein YfbV gives MVKQLSWFFPEYRVIKATRLALFVMPAIALATLVMQVGVLGWAHLPQAIAMGLFFISLPIQGYIWLGWRAQHPLPLTLFDWSNQLSQKLSSMGVNCQPLTAKACYLDMAYILKLAFERLDKSYWDEL, from the coding sequence ATGGTGAAACAATTAAGCTGGTTTTTTCCTGAGTACCGGGTGATAAAGGCAACCAGGTTAGCTTTGTTTGTGATGCCCGCTATTGCGCTTGCCACCCTGGTTATGCAGGTTGGCGTGCTAGGTTGGGCACACTTGCCACAGGCTATTGCCATGGGCTTATTTTTTATTAGCTTGCCAATCCAAGGCTATATTTGGCTTGGTTGGCGAGCTCAGCATCCGTTGCCGTTAACCTTATTTGACTGGAGTAACCAGTTATCGCAAAAGTTGTCGTCAATGGGGGTTAATTGTCAGCCATTGACGGCAAAAGCCTGTTATTTAGACATGGCTTATATATTAAAGCTTGCTTTCGAACGATTAGACAAAAGCTATTGGGATGAACTTTAG
- the cysB gene encoding HTH-type transcriptional regulator CysB, whose translation MKLQQLRYIAEVVKHNLNVSATAENLYTSQPGISKQVRMLEDELGIQIFGRSGKHLTHVTPAGQQVIDIANDILGKVESIKKVSEEYTQPDQGELNIATTDTQARYALPPIIKDFIKRYPKVNLHMHQGTPSQISEQAARGDADFAIATEAMHLYSDLIMLPCYHWNRSIVVTKDHPLAKRTSLTIEDLAHHPLVTYVFGFDKASEIEKAFNRANLDPRVVFSATSADVLKTYVRLGLGVGVIATMAVDPVADSDLVTIDASHLFGHSTTKIGFRRGSFLRSYMYDFMYHFAPHLTREVVEKAVALRDQQLIDQMFEDIDLPVR comes from the coding sequence ATGAAACTGCAACAACTTAGATATATTGCTGAGGTGGTAAAGCACAATTTGAATGTGTCGGCTACCGCAGAGAATCTTTACACATCGCAACCTGGGATCAGTAAACAGGTTCGCATGCTTGAAGATGAGTTAGGTATCCAGATATTTGGGCGAAGTGGTAAGCACTTAACCCATGTCACACCGGCGGGGCAGCAGGTGATTGATATTGCTAACGACATCCTTGGCAAAGTTGAAAGTATCAAAAAGGTGTCAGAAGAATATACTCAGCCGGATCAAGGTGAGTTAAATATTGCCACCACCGATACTCAAGCAAGGTATGCGCTGCCACCTATCATTAAAGATTTTATTAAGCGTTACCCTAAGGTGAACCTACATATGCATCAGGGGACACCTTCGCAAATTAGTGAGCAGGCTGCCCGAGGCGATGCTGATTTTGCTATTGCCACAGAAGCTATGCACCTATATAGCGATTTGATTATGCTGCCTTGTTATCACTGGAATCGCTCAATTGTGGTGACCAAAGATCACCCCCTTGCGAAACGCACTTCGCTAACGATTGAAGATTTAGCTCATCATCCTTTGGTGACTTATGTATTTGGCTTTGATAAAGCCTCAGAGATTGAGAAAGCCTTTAACCGAGCTAATCTTGACCCGAGAGTGGTATTTAGTGCGACCAGTGCCGATGTTTTGAAAACTTACGTCAGGTTAGGGTTAGGGGTTGGTGTGATTGCAACCATGGCAGTTGATCCTGTTGCAGATAGCGATTTAGTGACCATAGATGCCAGCCATTTGTTTGGTCATAGCACCACTAAGATTGGTTTTAGGCGTGGCAGCTTCTTGCGTAGTTACATGTATGACTTCATGTATCACTTTGCGCCGCACCTTACTCGTGAAGTGGTTGAGAAAGCAGTGGCTTTACGCGATCAACAACTGATTGACCAAATGTTTGAAGATATCGATCTACCTGTGCGTTAA
- the pflA gene encoding pyruvate formate lyase 1-activating protein, translating to MTKGRIHSIESFGTVDGPGIRFIAFLQGCLMRCQYCHNRDTWDLDGGKEVTVEELMTQILSYKPFLVAGNGGVTASGGEAILQAEFVHALFKACKQNDIHTCLDTNGFVRKYEPIIDELLDQTDLVMLDIKQMNDDTHIDLTKVSNQRTLQFAEYLAKRNQATWIRYVVVPGFTDDIASAIKLAEFIKPMTNVEKVELLPYHQLGEHKWASFGEQYSLKDVKPPSKEVMETIKAVFTERDINAVY from the coding sequence ATGACCAAAGGCCGTATTCATTCAATCGAATCATTTGGTACCGTAGATGGGCCTGGTATTCGATTCATCGCCTTCTTGCAAGGGTGTTTGATGCGCTGCCAATATTGCCATAACCGGGACACTTGGGATCTCGATGGCGGTAAAGAGGTTACAGTTGAAGAGCTAATGACACAAATTCTGTCTTACAAGCCATTTTTAGTTGCCGGTAACGGCGGCGTAACGGCTAGTGGTGGCGAAGCGATTTTACAAGCTGAGTTTGTCCACGCACTGTTTAAGGCGTGTAAACAAAATGACATTCATACCTGTTTAGATACCAATGGTTTTGTTCGCAAGTACGAACCGATTATTGATGAACTACTCGATCAAACCGATCTAGTGATGCTTGATATCAAGCAGATGAATGACGATACCCATATCGACCTGACCAAAGTGAGCAATCAGCGCACTTTGCAGTTCGCTGAATATTTGGCTAAACGCAACCAAGCAACCTGGATCCGCTATGTGGTCGTCCCAGGGTTTACTGATGATATTGCCAGTGCAATAAAATTAGCCGAATTTATTAAACCAATGACCAACGTAGAAAAAGTTGAACTATTGCCCTATCACCAACTAGGTGAGCATAAATGGGCATCATTTGGTGAACAATACAGTTTAAAAGACGTAAAGCCGCCGTCAAAGGAAGTGATGGAAACCATTAAAGCCGTGTTTACCGAACGTGACATCAACGCAGTTTACTAA
- the purM gene encoding phosphoribosylformylglycinamidine cyclo-ligase: MSTPTPLSYKDAGVDIDAGNKLVDNIKSAVKRTHRPEVMGNLGGFGALCELPTKYKQPVLVSGTDGVGTKLRLAIDYQKHDSVGIDLVAMCVNDLIVAGAEPLFFLDYYATGKLDVDTATSVVNGIAEGCHQSGCALIGGETAEMPGMYEGEDYDLAGFCVGVAEKEELIDGSKVKAGDALIALGSSGPHSNGYSLIRKVLEVSKADPQQDLAGKPLIDHLLEPTKIYVKSLLKLLEQADVHAMAHITGGGFWENIPRVLPEDAKAVVKGDSWTWPVVFDWLKDNGNIEQFEMYRTFNCGVGMIIALPAQQVESALELLKAEGENAWLIGDIAARNGDEEQVEII, from the coding sequence GTGAGCACCCCTACCCCACTAAGTTATAAAGATGCTGGTGTTGATATCGACGCTGGTAACAAGTTAGTTGATAACATCAAGTCTGCAGTTAAGCGTACCCACCGCCCAGAAGTCATGGGTAACCTAGGTGGTTTTGGCGCTCTTTGCGAACTACCAACTAAATACAAGCAACCTGTATTAGTATCTGGTACTGACGGTGTTGGTACTAAGCTGCGTCTAGCGATTGACTACCAAAAGCATGACTCTGTTGGTATCGACCTAGTTGCTATGTGTGTCAACGACTTAATCGTTGCTGGTGCTGAGCCACTATTCTTCTTGGACTATTACGCAACTGGTAAGCTTGATGTTGATACTGCGACTTCTGTCGTTAACGGTATTGCTGAAGGTTGTCACCAATCAGGCTGCGCGCTAATCGGTGGTGAAACTGCTGAAATGCCAGGCATGTACGAAGGCGAAGATTACGATCTAGCTGGTTTCTGCGTTGGTGTTGCTGAAAAAGAAGAATTAATCGACGGCAGCAAAGTTAAAGCTGGCGATGCGCTAATTGCGCTAGGTTCTTCAGGCCCACACTCAAATGGTTACTCGCTTATCCGCAAAGTGTTAGAGGTGAGCAAAGCTGACCCACAACAAGACTTAGCAGGTAAGCCGCTAATCGACCACCTACTTGAGCCAACAAAAATCTACGTTAAGTCACTACTTAAACTACTTGAGCAGGCTGACGTGCACGCAATGGCGCATATCACAGGTGGCGGCTTCTGGGAAAATATCCCACGCGTACTGCCTGAAGATGCAAAAGCTGTTGTTAAAGGAGACTCGTGGACATGGCCAGTAGTATTTGACTGGCTAAAAGACAACGGTAACATCGAGCAGTTTGAAATGTACCGTACATTTAACTGTGGTGTAGGTATGATTATCGCTTTACCTGCGCAGCAGGTTGAGTCTGCACTTGAGCTATTAAAAGCTGAAGGTGAAAACGCTTGGTTAATCGGTGACATTGCTGCGCGCAATGGCGACGAAGAGCAAGTGGAGATCATCTAA
- the purN gene encoding phosphoribosylglycinamide formyltransferase, translating into MSHRCRVVVLISGNGSNLQAIIDGCDDTLTADVVGVISNKPDAYGLVRAHHSEIDTSCVIAHSDETREQYDARLLEAINKYQPDLVVLAGFMRILSDGFVEQFTGKMLNIHPSLLPKYPGLHTHQRAIDAGDSEHGASVHFVTPELDSGPVVLQAKVPVYPGDDVATLSERVHEQEHAIYPMVVKWFSQQRLVMKDGKAYLDNELIGEQGYAAD; encoded by the coding sequence ATGTCACACCGCTGTCGTGTCGTTGTGCTTATTTCAGGTAATGGCTCTAATCTTCAAGCCATTATTGATGGATGTGATGACACCTTAACCGCTGATGTGGTGGGTGTGATCAGTAATAAACCTGACGCTTATGGATTAGTTAGAGCGCATCATAGTGAAATCGACACCAGCTGTGTGATTGCTCATTCTGATGAGACCCGTGAACAGTACGATGCCCGCCTGCTTGAGGCAATCAACAAGTATCAACCCGATCTTGTAGTGCTAGCAGGTTTTATGCGCATTCTATCTGACGGCTTTGTTGAGCAATTCACGGGTAAGATGCTAAATATCCACCCTTCTTTATTGCCTAAGTATCCTGGATTGCACACCCACCAACGTGCAATCGATGCCGGTGATAGCGAGCATGGCGCTAGCGTCCACTTTGTTACCCCTGAGCTAGACTCTGGCCCTGTGGTACTACAAGCAAAAGTACCGGTTTACCCAGGTGATGATGTAGCAACGCTATCTGAGCGTGTACACGAACAAGAGCACGCTATTTACCCTATGGTCGTCAAATGGTTTAGTCAGCAACGCCTGGTTATGAAAGATGGTAAGGCTTATCTAGACAATGAGCTTATTGGTGAACAAGGCTACGCTGCTGACTAG
- the pta gene encoding phosphate acetyltransferase produces the protein MSRNIMLIPIGVGVGLTSLSLGMVRALERKGVKVRFFKPIAQIRAGDSGPERSTTILTKSPTVNPLEPFSMEHAQDLIRSEQTDVLLEQIIARVAESTSETETIVIEGLVPTRSHPFADDINYEIAKALDADVIFIATPGNDSADSLMNRLEIAQNAWGGGKNKRLMGAIINKIGAPVDEEGRARPDLSEVFDSSAPQINTADMFQLPGKSPIRILGSVPFNTDLISPRASDLAKHLNAKIINAGEMNIRRMRRVTFCARSIRNMVSHIKADSLLVTSGDRSDVIVSACLAAMNGVKIGALLLTGGYEPEPEVMNLCEQAFETGLPVFLIESNTWQTSLNIQRFDHEVPVDDAVRVEKVQEFVASHIDQSWVESVTQDSPREHLLSPPAFRYKLTELARAARKKIVLPEGEEPRTIKAASICAERGIARCVLLGNREEIQRIAAQQEITLGDGIEIIEPQGARDNYVEPMLDLRRHKGLTEVVAQEQLEDNMVLGTMMLAQNEVDGIVSGAVNTTANTIRPPLQLIKTAPGSSLVSSIFFMLMPDQVLVYGDCAINPDPNAEQLADIAIQSAESAAAFGIEPRVAMISYSTGTSGTGSDVDKVREATRIAKEKRPDLVIDGPLQYDAAVMPNVARSKAPNSPVAGKATVFVFPDLNTGNTTYKAVQRSADLISIGPMLQGMRKPVNDLSRGALVDDIVYTIALTAIQAAQAEQNS, from the coding sequence ATGTCTCGAAATATTATGTTAATCCCAATTGGCGTAGGTGTGGGTCTAACCTCGCTAAGCTTGGGTATGGTACGCGCCTTAGAGCGTAAGGGTGTTAAAGTTCGCTTCTTTAAGCCTATCGCACAGATTCGTGCTGGCGATAGCGGACCAGAGCGCTCAACCACTATTTTGACTAAGTCTCCAACGGTAAACCCACTTGAGCCGTTTTCTATGGAGCACGCTCAAGACTTAATCCGCTCTGAGCAAACAGATGTTTTACTTGAGCAAATTATTGCCCGTGTTGCAGAGTCAACGTCTGAAACTGAAACCATTGTTATCGAAGGTTTAGTGCCAACACGCAGCCACCCATTTGCTGACGACATCAACTATGAAATTGCCAAAGCACTTGATGCCGATGTGATTTTCATTGCGACTCCAGGCAACGATAGTGCTGATAGCCTAATGAATCGCCTTGAGATTGCACAAAATGCATGGGGTGGTGGCAAGAACAAACGCCTAATGGGTGCCATTATCAACAAAATTGGCGCGCCGGTTGATGAAGAAGGCCGTGCTCGTCCTGATTTATCAGAAGTATTTGATAGCAGCGCACCGCAAATCAACACAGCTGATATGTTCCAGCTGCCAGGTAAGAGCCCTATTCGCATTTTAGGTAGTGTACCTTTTAACACCGACCTGATTTCGCCGCGAGCATCTGACTTAGCGAAGCATCTCAACGCTAAAATTATCAATGCCGGTGAAATGAACATCCGCCGCATGCGCCGCGTAACCTTCTGCGCTCGTAGCATCCGCAATATGGTGTCGCACATTAAGGCTGACTCACTATTAGTGACCTCTGGCGATCGTTCAGACGTAATTGTATCAGCATGTCTAGCAGCAATGAACGGCGTGAAAATTGGCGCACTATTACTTACAGGTGGCTATGAGCCTGAGCCTGAAGTAATGAACCTTTGTGAGCAAGCTTTTGAAACCGGTTTACCCGTATTCTTAATTGAGTCGAACACATGGCAGACATCGCTTAATATCCAGCGTTTCGACCATGAAGTACCAGTTGACGATGCGGTACGTGTAGAAAAAGTACAAGAGTTTGTCGCCAGTCATATCGACCAAAGCTGGGTTGAGTCTGTGACGCAAGATTCGCCGCGAGAGCACTTACTATCGCCACCAGCCTTCCGCTACAAGCTGACAGAGCTTGCACGCGCTGCACGTAAGAAAATTGTACTACCTGAAGGTGAAGAGCCTCGTACAATTAAAGCGGCTTCAATCTGCGCTGAGCGCGGTATTGCCCGCTGTGTGCTTTTAGGAAACCGCGAAGAAATTCAACGTATCGCTGCGCAGCAAGAAATCACTCTAGGTGATGGCATTGAAATCATTGAGCCACAAGGTGCACGTGATAACTATGTTGAACCTATGCTAGATTTACGCCGCCATAAAGGTCTAACTGAAGTCGTTGCTCAAGAGCAACTAGAAGATAACATGGTACTTGGTACCATGATGCTGGCGCAAAACGAAGTCGACGGTATTGTATCTGGTGCGGTTAACACCACAGCAAACACAATTCGCCCGCCGCTGCAGTTAATTAAAACGGCACCAGGCTCTAGCCTAGTATCATCAATCTTCTTTATGTTGATGCCGGATCAAGTACTGGTTTATGGTGACTGCGCGATTAACCCAGATCCAAACGCAGAGCAACTGGCTGATATTGCTATTCAATCAGCTGAGTCTGCAGCCGCATTTGGTATTGAACCACGTGTCGCGATGATCAGTTACTCAACAGGTACATCTGGTACAGGTTCTGATGTAGATAAAGTACGTGAAGCAACACGTATTGCAAAAGAGAAGCGCCCAGATCTTGTGATTGACGGCCCGCTGCAGTACGACGCCGCAGTCATGCCAAACGTGGCTCGCTCTAAGGCACCTAACAGCCCTGTTGCAGGTAAAGCGACTGTATTCGTATTCCCAGATCTCAACACAGGTAACACGACTTACAAGGCGGTTCAACGTAGTGCTGACCTAATTAGTATCGGCCCTATGCTGCAAGGTATGCGTAAACCGGTTAACGACTTATCTCGTGGTGCACTAGTAGATGATATCGTATACACCATCGCACTAACAGCTATCCAGGCAGCACAAGCTGAGCAAAATAGCTAA